The Pseudomonas aeruginosa genome includes the window CTGTTCATCGCCACCACAGCGGTGTTCCAGCCGCTCAGCGGCCTGGCCATGGTGCATGTCGCCGGCTGGTCGCTGGCCCAGGGCTGGTTGCTGTGGAGCCTGGGCCTCTACGTGTTCGCCGGGCTCTGCTGGCTACCGGTGGTGTGGTTGCAGATCCGCGTACGCGACATGGCCGAGGCGGCCTTGCGCGAGGCGCGGCCCATCGAACCGCTGGCGTACCGCTACATGAACGCCTGGTTCATCCTCGGCTGGCCGGCCTTCATCGCCTTCATGGTCATCTTCTACCTGATGGTCAACAAGCCGGTCTGAGAGTCCCCTCGGCGCAACCAGAGCAACGCCAGGACCAGGAGCGCCAGGGAGCCGCCCCAGTACAACCAGGCGAAGCCGCCGGGCCGCTCCAGCAGGAG containing:
- a CDS encoding DUF2269 family protein, with product MNLYLLLKTLHVLSSTILFGTGLGSAYYALRAWRSGQLPVIAVTFRHLVAADWLFIATTAVFQPLSGLAMVHVAGWSLAQGWLLWSLGLYVFAGLCWLPVVWLQIRVRDMAEAALREARPIEPLAYRYMNAWFILGWPAFIAFMVIFYLMVNKPV